A genomic window from Pyxicephalus adspersus chromosome 2, UCB_Pads_2.0, whole genome shotgun sequence includes:
- the LLPH gene encoding protein LLP homolog, whose amino-acid sequence MAKSLRSKWKRKMRAEKRKKNAPKELARLKNVLAKADTDVLMDKVKEIATVVTAKKLKDDKKMDDDAMEGDSNMKMDTDVKRNKKSLLDQHGQYPVWMNQRQRKKLKAGRTKKKGKSKQPKGLAW is encoded by the exons atggcTAAAAGTTTAAGAAGCAAATGGAAGAGAAAAATGAGGgcagaaaagaggaagaaaaatgcCCCAAAGGAACTTGCCcgcctaaaaaatgttttggcaaaaGCTGACACAGATGTGTTGATGGATAAAGTGAAAGAAATAGCTACTGTTGTGACAGCTAAAAAGTTGAAGGATGACAAAAAAATGGATGATGATGCAATGGAAG GTGATTCCAACATGAAAATGGACACCGATGTAAAACGTAACAAGAAGAGCCTCCTTGATCAGCACGGTCAATATCCTGTATGGATGAATCAGAGACAAAGAAAGAAGCTTAAAGCAGGGCGTACTAAAAAGAAAGGGAAGTCAAAACAGCCAAAAGGACTGGCATGGTAG